AAATTTTGGTTATCAATAAGTCCAATTTGGTCTCTTAGATATTTTTGGTGCAATTCTTTCTGCTCATAGTTATTATTTATTAAGATTTTACCTTTATAAGTGTCATAAACTCCGGAAATTATTTTAATTAGGGTGGATTTACCAGCACCATTTGGTGCTGAAATCAAGTATTTTTTATTTTTTTCGAAAATAAAGTTGAAATTATCTACGATAGTTTTATCTTCAAATTTAAAACTAACATTTTGGAATTTAATACTATTAATAGGTTCTTCGATCATTATTTTTTGTTCTGACAAATCCTTATCTTCAACAATTTTGTCAAACAAAAATGACGATTGTTTGAATGAAAATAATGCGAGAACGATACCGCCAATATCAGAATGCAATCGATTTGAATATAAAAGTAGTGATAGAAAAACCGTCAAACTATAAAAATTATAAAATGTTAAAACTGATATTTCCATTATAATAAGTGCTACTGAAACACTGAATAAAACATTTAATCAAACATTTAACTTTGTTACTTTTTTATACTCTTTTATTTGTTTTTCGGAAAAATTTTTATAACTTGTGTAAAATAATTCTTTAAATTTTCCTATTTTATTGTGAAAATAAAATGATTTAAATGAATTAAGAAGCCCTAAATTATATTGTGAAAAAATTTCACTATTTCTTGATAGATTCATCACAGGTCCTGATGCAAACTTGTTAATTTTTTGTTGAAACAATAGCAAAACTAAACTTAAAATCATGGTTGATAAAATCAAAATTCAACTTCAATTTAATGACAAAATTATCATTAGTGAGATTGCGCCAAAAATTGATATAAGTGGAGTTATTATATTTAAAAAGTTACCAATTATTTCCAAAGCAAGTCTAAGATCATAATTAAACCAGGAAATCATAGAATTTCTGTTAAATTTCAAATGAAAATAGGAGCTGTTTTGAATTTTTTTAATAATAATATCGCTTAATTTATTCCTGATATCCATTTCTAAAAGACTGAAAATCCAACCTCTTAGAAATGAAAAAAGGATAAAAATTCCAAGTGGTGCTATCAGCATAACCAAAGTTAAACCTAAATTAAGGGTAGGTTTTTCTTCGGAAAAAAATTCAATAACAAATTTATAACTAAAAATATGAACTAGAAGACCTGCTTCTTTTATAAATATTATAAAAATTATTAGTATGAA
Above is a window of Mesomycoplasma ovipneumoniae DNA encoding:
- a CDS encoding ABC transporter ATP-binding protein is translated as MNIFKLFNLARAKFILIIFIIFIKEAGLLVHIFSYKFVIEFFSEEKPTLNLGLTLVMLIAPLGIFILFSFLRGWIFSLLEMDIRNKLSDIIIKKIQNSSYFHLKFNRNSMISWFNYDLRLALEIIGNFLNIITPLISIFGAISLMIILSLNWSWILILSTMILSLVLLLFQQKINKFASGPVMNLSRNSEIFSQYNLGLLNSFKSFYFHNKIGKFKELFYTSYKNFSEKQIKEYKKVTKLNVWLNVLFSVSVALIIMEISVLTFYNFYSLTVFLSLLLYSNRLHSDIGGIVLALFSFKQSSFLFDKIVEDKDLSEQKIMIEEPINSIKFQNVSFKFEDKTIVDNFNFIFEKNKKYLISAPNGAGKSTLIKIISGVYDTYKGKILINNNYEQKELHQKYLRDQIGLIDNQNLIFNTSLKNNITLFAENPDYQKLNSILKSLEIDFDLEVQITSNSLSEGQKQKIVFARLQYSPIKFWLIDEAFDNIQKDYSNILIGKLLKNPELTIVFISHHISDLQKLDFDEIINLEKNNHEKNS